The Chryseobacterium sp. 52 genome includes a region encoding these proteins:
- a CDS encoding TonB-dependent receptor domain-containing protein, with product MSRSGVGLGFFLMLFSVMSFAQVTGVTISGIIKNKTNKSALSYVNVLAKTEKDTVFVAGTITNEEGRFSLTNVKPGNYRLEISISGYDTQIQPLFVGGLSEFLEIPSIELEQNKEEKGNETKIDEVVVTASKKNELSNQLDKKTYSVADNISQSGGSVLQSMQNLPGITVQDGKVQLRGNDKVTVLIDGKQTALTGFGSQTGLDNIPSSAIDKIEIINNPSSKYDANGNAGIINIIMKKNKQNGWNGKAGFTVGLGSLWERKENLATIRPQYSLTPKINPSLSLNYRKDKMNVFLQADNLYTHTLNKNEFVTRTYDDGTIINSQLKRNRNTNYFTTKAGIDWNIDPQNTLTISGLYGSEKIIDRGDQPFFNGDFSQRLRLWQFLEDELKTTVMATASYQHKFKEAGHLLNVGFNYTFHREDEKYFYDNYLPVSTGTDAFKLLSDEQVYDFNVDYVKPLKYGRIEAGIKLRNRSIPTDMNFIPGANSVLDVNAGGKAAYKEFIPAAYGNYIFENEKWEAELGVRLEYVKIQYDVNPNHPTYKSDSYHYTQPFPNLRLAYKLNDHHKLSIFYNRRVDRPNEVDIRIFPKYDDAEIIKVGNPGLRPQFTNSIELGHKYNWDNGYLYSALYHRFANGTITRISSTVPQSNLIYAVFQNAGKSYNSGLEMIWNQKLSKVYSFNINGNLYRNQIDAFSVENLYPKPAVFSAGRQTAISGNVKFNNTFKFSNGFDAQLTAVYLAPDIIPQGKIKSRFSMDIGLKKSIQKGKGEIFLNATDLLNTMVIKKQIQGSGFRYTSDDYYETQVIRLGYSYKF from the coding sequence ATGAGTAGATCAGGAGTAGGACTGGGATTTTTTTTAATGTTATTTTCTGTGATGTCTTTTGCTCAGGTAACAGGCGTCACCATTTCAGGGATTATTAAAAATAAAACCAACAAATCGGCTTTGTCATATGTCAATGTACTGGCTAAAACCGAAAAAGACACAGTATTTGTTGCCGGAACGATAACGAATGAAGAAGGACGTTTTTCACTGACCAATGTAAAACCGGGAAACTACAGGCTGGAAATTTCTATTTCCGGATATGATACCCAGATTCAGCCCCTTTTTGTAGGAGGTCTTTCTGAATTTCTTGAAATACCTTCCATAGAGCTTGAGCAAAACAAAGAGGAAAAGGGAAATGAGACAAAAATTGATGAGGTTGTTGTAACTGCTTCGAAAAAAAATGAACTAAGTAATCAGCTTGATAAAAAGACCTATTCTGTTGCAGATAATATCAGCCAAAGCGGCGGATCTGTTTTGCAGAGTATGCAGAATTTACCGGGAATTACCGTTCAGGACGGGAAAGTGCAGTTGCGGGGAAATGACAAGGTAACGGTATTGATTGATGGAAAGCAAACGGCATTGACTGGCTTTGGAAGCCAGACGGGACTGGATAATATTCCGTCATCAGCCATTGATAAGATTGAGATCATCAATAATCCTTCATCAAAATATGATGCCAATGGAAATGCCGGAATTATCAATATTATCATGAAGAAAAACAAGCAGAACGGATGGAACGGGAAAGCCGGATTTACTGTAGGACTGGGTTCTCTTTGGGAAAGAAAGGAAAACCTGGCAACCATCAGACCGCAGTATTCTTTAACCCCAAAAATCAATCCTTCACTTTCTTTAAACTATAGAAAAGATAAGATGAATGTCTTTTTACAGGCAGATAATTTATATACCCATACGCTTAATAAAAATGAATTTGTAACCCGTACTTATGATGACGGAACCATTATTAATTCTCAGTTGAAAAGGAACAGAAACACCAATTATTTTACCACCAAAGCCGGGATAGACTGGAATATTGACCCCCAGAACACGTTGACAATTTCAGGACTTTACGGAAGTGAAAAAATTATAGACCGGGGAGATCAGCCTTTTTTTAATGGAGATTTTTCTCAGCGTCTCCGCCTTTGGCAGTTTTTGGAAGACGAATTGAAAACGACGGTGATGGCTACTGCTTCTTACCAGCATAAATTTAAAGAAGCCGGACATTTATTAAACGTAGGATTTAATTATACCTTCCACAGAGAAGATGAAAAATATTTTTATGACAATTACCTGCCTGTTTCTACAGGAACGGATGCTTTTAAATTACTATCAGATGAACAGGTGTATGATTTCAATGTTGATTATGTAAAACCTTTGAAATACGGACGCATTGAGGCCGGAATTAAACTGAGAAACAGAAGTATTCCTACAGATATGAATTTTATACCCGGAGCGAACTCTGTTTTGGATGTCAATGCAGGAGGGAAAGCTGCTTATAAAGAATTTATTCCTGCGGCTTACGGAAATTATATTTTTGAAAACGAAAAATGGGAAGCAGAACTTGGAGTGAGACTGGAATACGTGAAAATTCAGTACGATGTCAATCCAAACCATCCTACCTATAAAAGCGACAGCTATCATTATACCCAGCCGTTTCCTAATCTGAGATTGGCGTATAAACTCAATGATCATCATAAATTATCCATATTCTATAACAGAAGGGTAGACAGACCCAATGAAGTAGACATCCGTATTTTTCCGAAATATGACGATGCCGAAATTATTAAAGTAGGAAACCCGGGACTGAGACCTCAGTTTACCAACTCAATAGAACTGGGGCATAAATACAATTGGGATAATGGATATCTCTATTCAGCATTATACCATCGTTTTGCAAACGGAACCATCACCAGGATTTCAAGCACTGTTCCTCAAAGCAATCTGATCTATGCCGTATTTCAAAATGCTGGAAAAAGCTATAATTCCGGTTTGGAAATGATCTGGAACCAGAAACTTTCAAAGGTGTATTCTTTTAATATCAATGGAAATTTATACAGAAATCAGATCGATGCATTTTCTGTGGAAAATCTCTATCCAAAGCCTGCTGTTTTTTCTGCGGGCAGACAGACGGCCATTTCAGGAAACGTAAAATTCAACAATACATTCAAATTTTCTAATGGGTTTGATGCTCAGTTGACCGCTGTTTATCTGGCTCCTGATATTATCCCCCAGGGTAAAATAAAATCAAGATTTTCAATGGATATAGGATTGAAAAAATCAATTCAAAAAGGGAAAGGCGAAATATTCCTGAATGCGACTGATCTTTTGAACACGATGGTTATTAAGAAACAGATTCAGGGTTCAGGATTTAGATATACGAGTGATGATTATTATGAAACACAAGTGATAAGACTGGGATACAGCTATAAATTTTAA
- a CDS encoding response regulator transcription factor, giving the protein MKTIPIAIVDDHTLMSKALENMIMENPQYSVIMNHPNGEDFISAIEKTSELPAVVLMDINMPYKNGIETTEWLTENHPNIKVIALTMEDDEKVLIKMLKAGAKGYLLKDMQPSILFQAIDTVFDKGSFYTDFVAQKLLKVKTEDIKTASLLSELKDREKEFIKWACSELTYKEIADKMFLSPKTIDGYRDSVFTKLEIKNRVGLVLFALKHDLS; this is encoded by the coding sequence ATGAAAACAATTCCCATAGCTATTGTTGATGACCATACTTTAATGTCCAAGGCATTGGAGAATATGATCATGGAAAATCCTCAATACAGCGTGATCATGAATCACCCCAACGGGGAAGATTTTATTTCCGCAATAGAAAAAACATCAGAATTACCCGCTGTGGTCCTGATGGATATTAATATGCCCTATAAAAACGGGATAGAAACCACAGAATGGCTCACCGAGAATCATCCCAACATCAAAGTAATTGCCCTGACCATGGAAGATGATGAAAAAGTACTCATCAAAATGCTGAAGGCAGGAGCCAAAGGGTATCTGCTAAAAGACATGCAGCCCTCTATCCTCTTTCAGGCAATAGATACGGTATTCGACAAGGGCAGTTTTTATACTGATTTTGTAGCCCAGAAATTATTGAAAGTAAAAACGGAAGACATCAAAACAGCTTCCCTCCTTTCCGAATTGAAAGACCGTGAAAAGGAATTCATCAAATGGGCCTGCAGTGAACTGACTTATAAAGAAATAGCCGATAAAATGTTCCTCAGCCCCAAAACTATTGATGGTTACAGAGATTCTGTTTTCACGAAATTAGAAATAAAAAACAGAGTCGGCCTGGTTCTTTTCGCTCTGAAACATGATTTGTCCTGA
- a CDS encoding trypsin-like serine peptidase, with protein sequence MSKTENNQPMTAEEVSRLKTVKAKSTEKLANAEKQANQGPAMETIDGRSFPKGMKSIGMPAGEKAAEGKSLETDHFYPTHSDFEYQPKLEPKKDRKPKFIERESFLTAEGARTIFGADQRKVFNSTAYPWRCVGRVESALGSGSGVMIGPRHLLTCAHIVDWQANNNTGWLKFTPMYYNGSAPYGSAWGTLTYYKYKVAGPTIDSTEIQYDYVVIVLDRPIGNSTGWLGAKSYSDSWDGGAYWTHAGYPGDLTGTQRPTYQTGIALDGDFWSADDNESMTHKADIWPGQSGGPFWGYWDGAPYAVATQSAHNPSDNFASGGSDLVNLVIRARNEHP encoded by the coding sequence ATGTCTAAAACTGAAAATAACCAACCTATGACGGCAGAAGAAGTGTCAAGACTTAAAACCGTTAAAGCAAAATCAACCGAAAAATTGGCTAATGCCGAAAAACAAGCTAACCAGGGACCCGCAATGGAAACTATTGACGGAAGATCTTTCCCTAAAGGAATGAAAAGCATCGGAATGCCGGCCGGCGAGAAAGCCGCAGAAGGCAAATCTCTTGAGACCGATCACTTCTATCCTACTCATTCAGATTTTGAATACCAACCAAAACTGGAGCCTAAAAAAGACCGTAAACCCAAGTTTATTGAAAGAGAATCTTTTTTAACGGCCGAAGGCGCAAGAACCATATTTGGAGCAGATCAGAGAAAAGTATTTAATTCTACGGCTTATCCGTGGCGTTGCGTAGGAAGAGTGGAGAGTGCATTAGGTTCAGGAAGCGGAGTAATGATTGGTCCGAGACACCTTCTTACCTGTGCTCATATTGTAGATTGGCAAGCTAATAACAACACAGGCTGGCTAAAATTTACACCAATGTATTATAATGGAAGTGCTCCATACGGAAGTGCATGGGGAACATTGACCTATTATAAATATAAAGTTGCAGGTCCTACCATCGATTCAACGGAAATTCAATATGACTATGTAGTTATTGTTCTGGACAGACCTATCGGAAACAGCACAGGCTGGTTAGGCGCAAAATCATATTCCGATTCATGGGATGGTGGAGCCTACTGGACGCATGCTGGTTATCCGGGAGATTTAACGGGAACTCAGAGACCAACTTATCAGACAGGTATTGCCTTAGACGGTGATTTCTGGAGTGCAGATGATAATGAAAGTATGACTCATAAAGCAGATATATGGCCTGGACAAAGTGGCGGTCCGTTCTGGGGCTACTGGGATGGAGCTCCTTATGCGGTTGCTACACAAAGTGCCCATAATCCAAGCGATAATTTTGCAAGTGGCGGCTCAGACCTGGTGAATCTTGTCATCAGAGCCAGAAACGAACATCCTTAA
- a CDS encoding response regulator transcription factor has translation MKLLIIEDETELAKSISEYLLEENYLCEFASTFREAMNKIQAFQYDCILLDITLPDGNGLTILEELKKQNKQDGVIIISAKNALDDKIKGLQLGADDYLTKPFHLSELMARIYSIIRRKQFSNSNIVKQNELQIDLLAKTVSVNNQTIILTKKEFDLLIYFIGNKNRVISKSTLAEHLSGDFADMLDNHDFVYAHVKNLKKKLYDAGCDHYLKTVYGTGYRWESN, from the coding sequence ATGAAGCTACTGATAATAGAAGACGAAACCGAACTGGCCAAAAGCATCTCCGAATACCTTTTGGAAGAAAACTATCTGTGTGAATTTGCCTCAACATTCAGAGAAGCAATGAATAAAATTCAAGCTTTTCAGTACGATTGTATTCTGTTGGATATCACGCTGCCAGATGGAAACGGGCTTACTATTTTAGAAGAACTTAAAAAACAGAACAAGCAGGATGGGGTGATTATTATTTCCGCTAAAAATGCTTTAGACGATAAAATAAAAGGGCTGCAGCTGGGGGCAGACGATTATCTCACCAAACCTTTTCACCTTTCAGAATTAATGGCCAGGATTTATTCTATTATCCGCAGAAAGCAGTTCAGCAACTCCAATATTGTAAAGCAGAATGAATTACAGATTGATCTTCTGGCGAAAACAGTTTCTGTTAATAATCAGACAATTATCCTTACTAAAAAAGAATTTGATCTGCTGATCTATTTTATAGGAAATAAGAATAGGGTAATCTCCAAAAGTACTTTAGCTGAGCATCTTTCGGGAGACTTTGCAGATATGCTGGACAATCATGATTTTGTCTATGCCCATGTGAAAAATCTCAAGAAAAAATTATATGATGCAGGCTGTGATCATTATTTGAAAACAGTATATGGAACCGGATATAGATGGGAAAGTAACTAA
- a CDS encoding phosphatase PAP2 family protein, translated as MSTFHQNITACLIVLFSGYSRLGAQNNQDTIQAQESQQDSIIALNTPKNHLNYKSLIIPAALISYGVASLTVKDLKRLNFSTRDEINEHKPDHIKLDNYTQYAPVILVYGLNAAGIKGKHNFRDRTIIYATSQLISAAFTLPLKHLVKEERPDQSNNLSFPSGHTAAAFSSAQFMFREYKDTNFWLSLSGYPIAVFTGAYRMLNDKHWVGDVVAGAGFGILSTELAYWLFPKINTILRGKNKNSSTMVMPFYQDKSLGIGLVKTF; from the coding sequence ATGTCAACATTTCATCAAAATATAACCGCCTGCCTGATCGTTTTGTTTTCAGGATACAGCAGACTTGGTGCGCAAAACAATCAGGATACGATTCAGGCTCAGGAATCTCAACAGGACAGCATCATTGCATTAAATACTCCAAAGAATCATTTAAACTATAAAAGCTTAATTATTCCCGCTGCTCTTATAAGTTATGGCGTTGCCAGTTTAACGGTAAAAGATCTTAAACGGCTTAATTTTTCTACCAGAGACGAAATCAATGAACACAAACCTGATCATATCAAATTAGATAACTATACGCAATATGCACCTGTCATACTGGTATACGGTCTTAATGCAGCAGGGATTAAAGGGAAGCATAATTTCAGGGACCGAACCATCATCTATGCTACATCACAATTGATCTCTGCTGCGTTTACCCTTCCTCTGAAACATTTGGTAAAAGAAGAAAGACCGGATCAGTCTAACAATCTGTCATTTCCATCGGGTCATACTGCAGCCGCTTTTTCTTCTGCCCAGTTTATGTTTCGGGAATATAAAGACACCAATTTCTGGTTAAGTTTATCAGGATATCCCATTGCTGTTTTTACAGGCGCATACAGAATGTTGAATGACAAGCATTGGGTGGGGGATGTGGTAGCCGGAGCGGGTTTTGGAATTCTATCCACTGAATTGGCGTATTGGCTGTTTCCTAAAATTAACACCATACTGAGAGGTAAAAACAAAAACAGTTCTACCATGGTAATGCCTTTTTATCAGGATAAAAGCTTAGGAATAGGTTTAGTCAAAACTTTTTAA
- a CDS encoding sensor histidine kinase, protein MEENNLVISFTVTLLIVVLTMIFIYVVFIKKKTTLLIEQKEKDMRFEKELATSQVEIKEQTLNYIGQELHDDVGQKLSVVRLRQNQLISKLKNTEKEELNELSELLGECIQDIRNLSKTLITEQIIHFGLTESIEREVKRIQKLKLLKIDFITQKQDIDISPKHGLILFRIIQESINNILKHSRAKNVSIQLEDDHETLRIKISDNGKGFNTAKIQDGSGLKNMELRAKLIHAEFSIQSELDKGTQTSITYYKHLT, encoded by the coding sequence ATGGAAGAAAATAATTTGGTCATCTCCTTTACCGTTACATTACTCATTGTCGTTTTAACGATGATCTTCATCTACGTGGTCTTTATCAAAAAGAAAACAACCCTGCTGATAGAGCAAAAAGAAAAAGACATGCGCTTTGAAAAAGAATTAGCGACTTCACAGGTTGAAATAAAGGAACAAACCCTGAATTATATCGGACAGGAACTGCATGATGATGTAGGTCAAAAACTCTCTGTAGTCCGTTTAAGACAAAATCAGCTTATCTCCAAACTGAAAAACACAGAAAAAGAAGAGTTAAATGAGCTGAGTGAATTATTGGGCGAATGCATACAGGACATCAGAAATCTGTCTAAAACTTTGATTACCGAACAGATTATTCATTTCGGACTGACAGAATCCATAGAAAGAGAGGTAAAAAGAATCCAGAAGTTGAAATTATTAAAAATAGATTTCATTACCCAGAAACAGGACATTGATATTTCTCCGAAACACGGGCTGATTCTTTTCCGGATCATTCAGGAGAGCATTAATAATATTTTAAAACATTCCAGAGCCAAAAATGTATCCATCCAGCTGGAAGATGATCATGAAACGCTGCGTATTAAGATTTCTGATAACGGAAAAGGATTTAATACCGCCAAAATACAGGACGGTTCGGGGCTGAAAAATATGGAACTGAGAGCGAAACTTATTCACGCAGAATTTTCCATCCAGTCGGAACTTGACAAAGGAACACAGACTTCAATAACTTATTACAAACACTTAACATGA
- a CDS encoding AraC family transcriptional regulator, which translates to MSVQIQSYSASGFPSDLNTENYGVVLLKGEGAFSVDQINYSYQGCTILFLTPFQKLKLASETDENITILFFHGDYYCIEYHKEEVACNGLLFNNIYLNPSIELTQEHFEYILGIFDRIQHENSENHLFSESIIKTYIQLILAICSKQKSGIPNDPVSGGRLPNKNAAAFQKLLELHFREEKELFFYSKKLNITNNTLSKSVKKEFEKTPSQLINERITLEAKRLLHLTYRSVKEIASELGFNDEFYFSRYFKKSVGCSPKKYREKVGISIVAKMSM; encoded by the coding sequence ATGTCAGTACAAATACAATCCTATTCTGCATCCGGTTTTCCTTCTGATCTTAATACGGAGAATTATGGTGTGGTTTTGCTGAAGGGTGAAGGTGCTTTTTCGGTAGATCAGATTAATTATTCCTATCAAGGTTGTACGATCCTTTTCCTGACTCCTTTTCAAAAATTAAAGCTGGCTTCAGAAACTGATGAGAACATCACCATTCTTTTCTTTCACGGTGATTATTACTGTATAGAGTATCATAAAGAAGAGGTTGCCTGTAATGGTCTTTTGTTTAATAATATTTATTTAAATCCAAGTATAGAGCTCACTCAGGAACATTTCGAATATATTCTCGGAATTTTTGACCGTATTCAGCATGAAAATTCTGAAAATCACCTATTCTCAGAATCTATCATTAAAACATATATACAACTGATTCTGGCTATTTGCAGCAAGCAGAAAAGCGGCATTCCGAACGATCCGGTTTCCGGCGGGCGACTTCCCAATAAAAATGCAGCCGCATTTCAAAAACTGCTGGAGCTTCATTTTAGAGAAGAAAAGGAACTGTTTTTTTACAGCAAAAAACTTAATATTACCAACAATACCTTGAGTAAATCGGTGAAAAAAGAGTTTGAAAAAACACCGAGCCAACTCATTAATGAAAGAATTACTTTGGAGGCGAAAAGGCTTCTTCATCTGACGTATCGCTCTGTAAAAGAAATCGCTTCTGAACTGGGATTTAATGATGAATTTTATTTCAGCAGATACTTTAAAAAATCGGTGGGATGCTCACCCAAAAAGTACAGAGAGAAAGTAGGAATCTCCATTGTGGCAAAAATGTCCATGTAA
- a CDS encoding DUF417 family protein, giving the protein MHKNTLLNRLIQLDSYFLHFLRISIFIVMAWIGGLKAFRYEADGIVPFVANSPFMSFFYKNADKKVINEDQKPVSEYTLYKNPEGKTVKKNIDWHTENGTYAFSYGLGTMILIIGIMVLLGIWYPKIGALGGILTFIMSFVTLSFLITTPEVYVPNLGGDFPTPEYGFPYLSGAGRLVLKDIIMMAAGLVLFSDSLKKIIKSSDTSN; this is encoded by the coding sequence ATGCACAAAAATACATTACTGAACCGACTGATACAGTTAGATTCCTACTTCCTTCATTTTTTAAGAATTTCAATATTCATCGTGATGGCATGGATCGGAGGGTTAAAAGCTTTTCGTTATGAAGCTGACGGAATTGTTCCTTTTGTAGCCAACAGCCCCTTTATGAGCTTCTTTTATAAGAATGCAGATAAAAAAGTAATTAACGAAGATCAAAAACCGGTTTCGGAATATACGCTCTATAAAAACCCGGAAGGGAAAACAGTAAAGAAAAACATCGACTGGCATACAGAAAACGGAACTTATGCATTCTCTTACGGATTAGGAACAATGATTCTCATTATAGGGATTATGGTTCTGCTGGGAATATGGTATCCAAAGATTGGAGCTTTGGGAGGAATTTTAACCTTCATCATGTCTTTTGTTACACTTTCATTTCTTATTACAACTCCGGAAGTATATGTTCCTAATCTGGGTGGAGACTTTCCAACTCCAGAATACGGATTTCCTTATCTGTCGGGAGCGGGGCGCTTGGTTTTAAAAGATATTATAATGATGGCGGCAGGATTGGTGCTTTTCTCGGACAGTTTAAAGAAGATAATCAAGTCATCTGACACCTCAAACTAA
- a CDS encoding sensor histidine kinase: MKPLLSKITRPFLIYVLFVLIISIPVYYWVVDTIWKTELDEHNKIIAEKTAYELNRLKLTDQKLAESIELWNSIQPGTDIQNINKNDQLKDSIFTSEKQKSYTKEPNIDRFRSLSTIIYVHNKPFRFTVETNIEESQETIVVIAITTVFFFIIIVLGLLFINRKLSDSVWKPFRDTLDKLKKFNLNQQTKIEFDSTDTAEFEELNQSLSKLIEHNISVYKTQKEFTENASHELQTPLAILKNKLDILLQSKDLTEKQYQIAEEMNKALTRSSRINKNLLLLAKIDNNQFDNSEVILFSTVLHQSMETLQEHFEQKNISVREDISSEIKVSGNSSLIEILINNLILNAIRHTPAQGSIAVKLTASVFEVSNSGTEKLDTDLLFKRFSKLSSHNAGSGLGLAIIKEIGTFHRWAVTYRFENNHHIFSVNL, translated from the coding sequence ATGAAACCATTATTAAGCAAAATCACCAGACCCTTTCTAATCTATGTTCTTTTTGTATTGATCATCAGTATTCCTGTCTATTACTGGGTTGTGGATACCATATGGAAAACTGAACTGGATGAGCATAATAAAATCATTGCAGAAAAAACGGCTTACGAACTGAACCGTCTGAAGCTGACAGACCAAAAGCTGGCAGAAAGCATAGAACTCTGGAACAGTATTCAGCCGGGAACCGATATTCAGAATATAAACAAGAATGATCAGCTAAAAGACAGCATTTTTACTTCAGAAAAGCAGAAATCCTATACAAAAGAACCTAATATTGACCGTTTCAGATCACTTTCAACCATTATTTATGTACATAATAAGCCATTTCGGTTTACTGTTGAAACCAATATTGAAGAATCTCAGGAAACCATCGTTGTCATCGCTATAACCACGGTCTTTTTCTTTATTATCATTGTTTTGGGACTGTTATTCATCAACAGAAAGCTTTCAGATTCAGTATGGAAGCCATTCCGGGATACCCTGGATAAATTAAAAAAATTTAATCTGAATCAACAGACTAAAATTGAATTTGATTCTACGGATACTGCGGAGTTTGAAGAATTAAATCAATCATTAAGCAAATTAATAGAGCATAACATTTCAGTGTACAAAACCCAAAAAGAGTTTACGGAAAATGCATCCCATGAACTGCAGACTCCTTTGGCCATCCTGAAAAATAAACTGGACATTTTATTGCAGAGCAAAGATCTGACAGAAAAACAATACCAGATTGCTGAGGAAATGAATAAAGCGTTAACGAGAAGTTCCAGGATCAATAAAAATCTTTTACTTCTTGCTAAAATAGATAATAACCAGTTCGATAATTCCGAAGTTATTCTTTTTAGCACCGTCCTTCATCAAAGTATGGAAACCTTGCAGGAACATTTTGAACAGAAAAATATTTCTGTCCGGGAAGACATTTCATCAGAGATCAAAGTAAGCGGAAACAGCAGTTTGATTGAAATACTGATCAATAATCTCATCTTAAACGCGATTCGTCATACGCCAGCTCAAGGTTCTATTGCTGTAAAACTGACAGCTTCTGTTTTTGAAGTATCCAATTCCGGAACAGAAAAACTGGATACGGATCTGCTGTTTAAAAGGTTTTCAAAATTGTCATCCCACAACGCGGGAAGTGGTTTAGGGCTGGCAATTATCAAAGAAATAGGCACATTTCATAGATGGGCGGTTACTTACAGGTTTGAAAATAATCACCATATTTTTTCTGTCAACCTGTAG
- a CDS encoding PepSY-like domain-containing protein — protein sequence MKKLIFLLTISTAVAFVNAQKVQQKDVPALVQKGFQKQFPTIKEAKWEKENGNYEAGFKVNGTAKTVVINPSGNILETETEMNSSSLLAPVKVYLAKNYANQKIKEAARITDVKGIITYEAEVKGKDLIFDSKGKFVKEIKE from the coding sequence ATGAAAAAGTTAATATTTCTATTGACCATATCTACAGCTGTAGCTTTTGTTAATGCTCAAAAAGTTCAACAGAAAGATGTTCCTGCACTGGTTCAGAAAGGTTTTCAAAAACAATTTCCAACCATTAAAGAGGCGAAATGGGAAAAAGAAAACGGAAACTATGAAGCAGGATTCAAAGTGAACGGAACAGCAAAAACAGTTGTTATCAATCCTTCAGGGAACATTCTTGAAACCGAAACTGAAATGAATAGCAGCAGTCTTCTGGCTCCTGTTAAAGTCTATTTAGCTAAAAATTATGCGAACCAAAAAATTAAAGAAGCGGCCAGAATAACGGATGTGAAAGGTATAATCACCTATGAAGCTGAAGTGAAAGGTAAAGATCTGATTTTTGACAGTAAAGGGAAATTTGTAAAGGAAATTAAAGAGTAA
- a CDS encoding caspase domain-containing protein, translated as MKKALIVGINDYAPIGSGGPDLNGCINDARDMANTLVICGFDPARIKILTNQNATRANILNYLKTLVNSSVKGDSLVFYYSGHGTRVANIGTDLEIDGLDEAICPHDYASAGVIRDDDFKAVLSKLKAGVNLEVIFDCCHSGTGTRKMDLGLDLELTYEAPRFIPPMLEDEFYMTYASEMSSSKNSKKAISMTKALVPVAGLNHTLWAACKDNQVSMEGNLNGQIRGYFTYHFCKILRATNGNIVRRTLDKQTAIALAAMGAAQVNQTESMTAEFSQKIFS; from the coding sequence ATGAAAAAAGCACTAATTGTAGGAATCAATGATTATGCCCCTATAGGATCAGGAGGACCGGATTTAAACGGTTGTATCAATGATGCAAGAGACATGGCTAATACACTGGTAATTTGCGGTTTTGATCCTGCCCGGATTAAAATTCTTACCAATCAGAATGCAACAAGAGCCAATATATTAAACTATCTGAAAACACTGGTCAACAGCAGTGTAAAAGGAGACTCTCTGGTGTTCTATTATTCCGGTCACGGGACAAGAGTGGCCAATATTGGAACTGATCTTGAAATTGACGGTCTGGACGAAGCTATTTGCCCGCACGACTATGCAAGTGCCGGAGTGATTCGTGATGATGACTTCAAAGCGGTACTCAGTAAACTGAAAGCCGGGGTCAATCTGGAAGTGATTTTCGACTGTTGCCATTCAGGAACCGGAACCAGAAAAATGGATCTCGGACTGGATCTGGAACTTACCTATGAAGCTCCCCGTTTCATTCCACCTATGCTGGAAGATGAGTTTTATATGACCTACGCAAGTGAAATGTCATCATCCAAAAATTCTAAAAAAGCAATTTCAATGACCAAAGCTCTGGTTCCCGTAGCCGGCCTGAATCATACTTTATGGGCAGCATGTAAAGATAATCAGGTATCTATGGAGGGCAATCTGAATGGTCAGATCAGAGGCTATTTCACCTATCATTTCTGTAAAATACTACGGGCTACCAATGGCAATATTGTCAGAAGAACACTTGACAAACAGACCGCTATAGCACTGGCTGCCATGGGAGCTGCACAAGTCAATCAGACAGAAAGCATGACGGCAGAATTCTCTCAGAAAATATTCTCATAA